CATCACTCTTAGGCCCTCCCGCCCACGCCTTGCGGCTGGAGGACAGGGATACCCGGAGCAGACCACGTGGCCGATCTCGATCGCCTGCGCATTCCCCGGGACCGAAACGGCATGGCCCGCCCCACTCCCCGGTCCCGCGGGCGCCGTTATCTTATAGCCGGCCTGGTCCTCCTGGTCTTGGCCGCCGGGGGGCTGTACTTCCTGCGCACCGGCCTGGCGCCCGAGGTGAGCACCACTGTGGCCTCCCGCATCTACCCCTCCCAGGCCCTGACGTTGCTCAACGCCAGCGGTTATGTGGTGGCCCAGCGCAAGGCGGCGGTCTCCTCCAAGAGCACCGGCCGCCTGGCCTATCTGGCGGTGGAGGAAGGCAGCCGGGTGAAGAAGGGTCAGATCATGGCCAGCCTGGAGAATGAGGACCTGGTGGCCCAGCGGGATCAGGCCGCCAGCCAGATCCGGGAGGCAGAGGCGCAACTGGCCGCGGCCCAGGCGGAGCTGGCCGACGCCGCCAAGAATCATGAGCGCTACAAGACCCTGGTGGCCCAGGACCTGGTCTCCCGCCAGGAGTATGACGCCGCCCTGGCCCGCTATGACAAGGCCAAGGCCCAGGTGGCCAACGCCCAGGCCATGGTGAAAAGCTCCCGGGCCGCCTTGGCCAACGCCCAGGCCGCCTTGGAGTACAGCTACATCCGCAGCCCTTTTGACGGCGTGGTCCTTACCAAGAACGCCGATGTGGGGGAGGTGGTGGCCCCTTTCGGCGCCGCGGCCACGGCCCGGGCCTCGGTGGTCACTATGGCGGATTTCGACTCCCTGATGGTGGAGGCGGACGTCTCCGAGTCCAATCTGGACAAAGTGCGCCTGGGCCAGCCCTGTGAGATCGCCCTGGACGCCATCCCCGACCGCCGCTTTGCCGGGGAGGTGCACATGATCGTGCCCACCGCCGACCGGGCCAAGGCCACGGTGATGACCAAGGTGAAGTTCCTGGAGCGGGATGAGCGCATCCTGCCGGAGATGAGCGCCAAGGTGGCCTTCCTCTCCCGGCCTCTGGAGCCCGCGGAGGTCAAACCCCGGCTGATGATCCCCGCCGCGGCGGTCGTGACCCACAATGGCCAGAATTATGTCTTCCGCCTGGAGGACAGCCGGGTGCGGCGGCTGGCAGTGCGCCTGGGGGAGCGGGCCGGCGACCTGGTGGAGGTCAATGAGGGGCTGGAGGAGGGCTGGCGCCTGGTGCTGAAGCCCCCGGCAGGCCTCACAGACGGCAGCCGGGTGCGCCTGAAGGAATGATTCAGGGAGGACAGTGAAGAAACCGGCGAGGTGCTTTGCCTGCCCTTCCCTTCGCATCACCGGCAGCAGGGGCAGATGCCCTTTCCCCGCCCCTTTAGCTGACAGGAAGGCCCATGACCCCACCGTCCCCGGAAGCCACCTCCAGCCTGCCCCTGGTGCAGGTGGCCCATCTGTATAAATCCTACCGCCGGGGCAGCCAGGTCCTGCCGGTGCTGCAGGACATCTCCCTCACCATCCGGGAGGGGGAGTTTGTGGCCCTGATGGGCCCCTCGGGCTCCGGCAAGACCACCCTCCTCAACCTCATCGCCGGGCTGGACCGGCCCGATTCGGGTGAGCTGCTGGTGGCGGGGGTGGACCTCACCCTCTTAGGGGAGGCGGAGCTTGCGGCTTGGCGGGCCAATCACGTGGGCTTCATCTTCCAGTTCTACCAGCTCATCCCGGTGCTCACCGCCTTTGAGAACGTGGAGCTGCCCCTGCTCCTCACCCCCCTGAGCCGCCGGGAGCGCCGGGAACACGTGGAGCTGGTGCTGGAGCTGGTGGGCCTGAGCGACCGCAGTCACCACTACCCGGGGCAGCTCTCCGGCGGCCAGCAGCAGCGGGTGGCCATCGCTCGGGCCCTGGTCACCGACCCCACCCTCATCGCTGCGGACGAGCCCACCGGCGACCTGGACCGGGCCTCGGCCAACGAGGTGCTGGACCTCCTGTGCCGCCTCAACGGCGAATTCGGCAAAACCATCATCCTGGTGACCCACGACCCCGAGGCCGCCTCCCGGGCCCGCCGGCTCATCAAGCTCATCAAGGGCACCCTGATCACCGATGAGGCCCAGGAGAGCGGTGCCTGTCCTA
Above is a genomic segment from Desulfobaccales bacterium containing:
- a CDS encoding ABC transporter ATP-binding protein, coding for MTPPSPEATSSLPLVQVAHLYKSYRRGSQVLPVLQDISLTIREGEFVALMGPSGSGKTTLLNLIAGLDRPDSGELLVAGVDLTLLGEAELAAWRANHVGFIFQFYQLIPVLTAFENVELPLLLTPLSRRERREHVELVLELVGLSDRSHHYPGQLSGGQQQRVAIARALVTDPTLIAADEPTGDLDRASANEVLDLLCRLNGEFGKTIILVTHDPEAASRARRLIKLIKGTLITDEAQESGACPMPSSQAVPPP
- a CDS encoding efflux RND transporter periplasmic adaptor subunit, which produces MADLDRLRIPRDRNGMARPTPRSRGRRYLIAGLVLLVLAAGGLYFLRTGLAPEVSTTVASRIYPSQALTLLNASGYVVAQRKAAVSSKSTGRLAYLAVEEGSRVKKGQIMASLENEDLVAQRDQAASQIREAEAQLAAAQAELADAAKNHERYKTLVAQDLVSRQEYDAALARYDKAKAQVANAQAMVKSSRAALANAQAALEYSYIRSPFDGVVLTKNADVGEVVAPFGAAATARASVVTMADFDSLMVEADVSESNLDKVRLGQPCEIALDAIPDRRFAGEVHMIVPTADRAKATVMTKVKFLERDERILPEMSAKVAFLSRPLEPAEVKPRLMIPAAAVVTHNGQNYVFRLEDSRVRRLAVRLGERAGDLVEVNEGLEEGWRLVLKPPAGLTDGSRVRLKE